A stretch of DNA from Ricinus communis isolate WT05 ecotype wild-type chromosome 4, ASM1957865v1, whole genome shotgun sequence:
agagaaagaagagatGTCAACTAAATTCAATGTCGTGCAGGTGCAGTGCTGGGTTCATTTTTTCTTGGACTAGTTATTGCAGTGTACCATTTTTATAGATTAGATAAAACTGAAAAGGAGAATCAAAAAAGAATCAGAATATTTTTAGAGGATTACAAAGCACTCAAGCCCACAAGGTACTCATATGCTGATATTAAGAGAATCACAAATGAATTTATGGAGCAACTTGGTCAAGGAACTTACGGAACTGTCTACAAAGGAAAGTTATCCAATGAAATTCTAGTAGCTGTTAAGGTCCTCAACAATTCCATAGGAAATGGgaatgaatttataaatgaagTGAGTACCATGGGTAGAATCCACCATGTTAATGTAGTTCGCTTGGTAGGTTATTGCGCTGATGGTTTTAGACGAGCTCTAGTTTACGAGTATTTACCAAGAAATTCACTTCAAAAGTACATCTCTTCAGCAGACACCGAGAATCATTTTCTTGGGTGGAAGAAGCTACAGGATATTGCTGTTGGCATAGCAAAAGGGATTGAGTATCTTCACCAGGGTTGCGATCAACGGATCCTTCATTTCGATATCAAACCACATAATATCCTGCTTGATGACAATTGGAATCCAAAAATCTCGGATTTCGGTACGGCCAAGTTATGCTCCAAGGACCAAAGCGCAGTTTCCATGACAGCAGCTAGGGGCACCATGGGCTACATTGCACCTGAAGTATTCTCCAGGAACTTTGGGAATGTGTCCCATAAGTCTGATGTTTATAGTTTTGGAATGTTAGTGCTTGAGATGGTTGGAGGAAGGAAGAATGTTGAAGTTACGCCGGAGAATGCTTGCCAGGTCTATTTTCCAGAATGGATCTATAATCTTTTAGAGCATGGAGAAGACCTGAGATTACATATTGAAGAAGAGGGAGATGCAAACATTGCAAAGAAACTTGCAATTGTTGGGCTCCGTTGCATCCAGTGGCACCCAGTGGATCGTCCTTCAATGAACTTTGTCGTTCAGATGTTGGAAGGAGAGGAAAATTTAACTATCCCTCCAAATCCTTTTGCCTCTACAGGTTCCGGAAGAACTTATACAGCGCCTGCTGGAAGACGCCGGCATCAGGAGTTAGAAGTCATTCAAGAACTGGAATGAGCATTACGAGTTGTCCAATCATGTTATGATTATTTAAgtttctaattaataaaacagTGAGTTGTATGTTTAATCTATAGTTCATTACAAGAAAAAAGGGCTGATTTATAAAGCTCTGGTTTTTCTGATGATGCTAATAGTTTCACTTGAATAATCAAAATGCAGAAGTAAAagtcttttttctcttcttcttcttctttgcttTCTTCCTGAGCCAATGtctcatttaattattaattgtgCACTGTAAGAATCTGATTTTTTTTCAAGTTATTCTGAGACGGGCTAAAAGATTGTGAAAGTCAAACTCTTGATCTTCCACGAAATTGCCTTTTTGCTTGGTTAAGTGGTTTAATCTGTccgtataatttttttcttcttttttgctttcttttcaaACCAATTTCTCGTCTCTTTCATTTAGTAATCATAGATTGTGACAGTCAACGGTTATCGTGCATTCCTGGAAATAAGCAAGACAGTGAGTGCTCTTCTCTGATTGGCTTGACTAACCACAGCACAAAATGACGTATGTATaacgattttttttttaaagtttgtttatataatttttaaaagattttaacagaaaaaaaaaatatatctaaaaaatgtcaaaataatattatcttgacatattttattatgaaactaatttttatattataatttttattttttaaaaattttataaaaaataatattaaaaatagatttaaaaaatatcaaaaacttatttattttaatttataatattattatttttaatattttatcttaaaaaatatattattaacttatgtctttttatttttataaaattttattagcaaaaaataatatttaaaagatattaaaaatttatatttattttttatttttaaatgtactGTTATTGatatacttttagtatatttttatcaccgttaaataatattttaattatatttttatatattttaaaatatttttaatatattatagtatatatgcgtcttcatattattaaaaatatattaattactataaaaacatataaaagtattaaatttataaatatcaaatataaaaatataaaatataaataataaatttattttatttgggtgatttcataaattaaaataatatcatttcagtattttattaatatatttttttagataaaatttataataatagaaattaaaataagaaattttaagaaaagaaatataaaagaatctaAGAaagatcataaaaaaattagctaCTTTCCTGTAGTTATATAAAAGTGGCTAAAAACATTGTGAAAAGAAACTCCCTGTCGAAAATCAAGATCGTGACTACTAATTAAGGCCAGCCCAAAACCATGGCAGCAAAAGACTATCAAAGCGCGGGAGAAAGTTTGAGGGGTACATCAAAATATGGACCAGGGCCACCCATACCAATATAACTAAATATGTTACATTATCatcataacaaaaatataaatagcacattctaatcttaaaattttcaattctgACCATTTTCTCTCATTGGAGCGCTAAGCGCAAATGAGTCTCATACAACTATTAAatggaatttaaattttttaaattttgagtcAAGTTCAATTTATATGCCAATTGATCAAGCTcgttttacttttaaaatcataaaattttatttataatttttttagtagatctcataaaataatatttttaaattcatctaaaatataattgaaatttttgaatttagacTCGAACGGACCAAAAGTAAACATTATATGTCcaaatttggaaaaaatttaGCGGACTTAAAATGAGTATCCAACCCCTTAAAGTCTCAGCATAAGATCTGCCatattttcattctttattgTTGTTTATCATTGCAGTCTCCACTTGCTCGCTTGCTCTTTGCTCTTGCTTCGTTCtttgagaaaaagagagaaatggTGGTAGTATGATGGGTTAcaacaaagaagaaagaacaataaaatgtggcaagaaaaaaaaaactgtagATTCAAGCTCAAAATAGTTATGAATTCTGTGTCTTAGAGATTGaaattaagattttgatgTCTAGATAAGTTttagataaaaagaagaaagagagtattagaatattttacttaattttgaaCAATATATGGCAAAAATAGAAGGCTTTTTATGGCTGCGTGGATGTATgtagattaattattatggCAATGAAGATAATAAATCATCTTGGGTTCTCCTTTAGAAGCTTCAAATAGACATTATAAAACATAGTTACAGTTTTAAATGTGTTGAAGTATGAACAATGTTTGTGCTATTGTTTCAGGCTTTCCTTTTCCCCTGATTGCTAAGACAATAACTTTCCGTATTTGTTTTGGGTAATTGTAGTTTAATTAAAGTTTAACtcatgaatttaattattaatatttgtcTAAAATTTGTTTATTGTAATGTCAACAAACACTGTCCTTTGAGTTGCCCTAATTTCCTTAAAATGGATTTTATTAACTGGGCTGATATATTTAGCAGATCTTATGCACCTATTGTCTTTATATCTTGCACCCTTCGTGTACATAAAGATTTCAGTATTCTGGTAAAAAATAAAGGGACCAGAAACACCTTTTTGAACATATTTCTTAAAGttcaaaatttgaatatattagTAGATTTTAAAATGTGTAGACTAGTATAATTGTTCCTAACAAAAATAGAGCATTACCACATAGATTGTGGTTAATGTGCATCCCtttggatttttctttttattttttgttcaaGGACTCAAAACAGAAAACAAGGGTTTCTAATTATTAACCCAAGCAAAAACTTTATATACAAATGTTTTCAATGCAGAAAAAAAAGTTTACAAAGGAATCCAAAATCATGAAGGTTGGGCTGGTGGCGGCAGCAAGCGGTCAGGCGATTTCCGACAAATGGGACAAGAAGCATTCAACTTAAGCCATTCATCAATACAATCAGCGTGGAAGCAATGCTGGCATTCAGGAATGGTCTTAAGCGTTTCTTTAGGCTTGTATTCAGACAAGCAAATTGAGCAAGTGATATCATCAGGCTTGGGCAACCTTCGGCTTTCTCCAAGGACTATTTTCGGATAGGATTCCAATGTTTGTCCGTCCAGGCCTCTTGCGCTGACAGTGGGCTGTTGATTAACTACGAAATTGGATTCTGGGAAAAGATGGCTCCTCCTCCTTCCTGTGTAATAGCTTGCCCTGTTACATATGAAACATAGCAGACCTAGCACACACAATGCCACTGGTATTCCTCCTCCAATTGTGATGATGTAACGAGCACTCTTTGGAATTCCTGACCAAATAGTAGGTTTATTCAGTTTGATAATATCAATGTAACAGTTGCTACGACACAACATAGTACTCTAATTAAAAGGTCTTCTTGATTCATCCTCTTCAtcccatttcttttttttttctttttttttttgttattgtcCTCTTCATTTCAATTATTACTTATAGTATGTCTAAATATATAGCATAATCATCCTGTAATGTATGAATCGACAAGATACACACATCTACTCTCCTTCCGAGGATAGCAATTCCTCTGAAAAGTCTAAACTAATGACTATGATGGTTCAGTATTTGGAAATTAACAGGCCGAATGGTCAACACGCAAACAAACCACAGATGCCAGAACTCCATAACAATAATTCAAGACTTTGAAATAAGGGAACAAACACTAATAGGTAATCTTCAAAAGGGTTTGGAAATATAAAATGACAATATACTATtatataaagtatataaagaaaaagaaagacaacCATATTCTTTTGGCTGATTGGTAGTGGAGCAGCAATATTGCTATTAGTGTTGTCCGCATTTAGAGGTAGAGGAGTCTAACACTTGTACATACATTGTTGGAGCTGATAAGAAGTATATGAATGTCAAAGTCTACCCACAAAACTATCATTACCATTTTCCAAAGGGTTAACGGCGCTTTAGGTAAGGAATAAGTCTAAgctctttttcattttgggtttttgtttttgttgctGGTCCAATGTTTTGAGacattcataaattatatattgtcAACTCTTATCTTGAACAATGTTCCCGTCACTAGCAAAGTTCACAGGCTTCTATGAACACGTTAATAGATTATGAggttatataataaaagtcaATACAGGCAGCAATTATCTTTAACATATCCACACCATAATTCATACATAAATTAAGTTTCTTTACtgcttttgtattttttattagaagttTCAGAATTTGATGGATAAGGATATAGCATATTATGTGagttgagaaaagaaaaatattaacaataatGATAATCATAACGGTAATTAACTACAATAATTGAGTTATTATATAGTCATCAATTTATACTTTTAGCATCTGACTGGTTCTTGTTAGCATATCCTTACCttaatgtattattatattaattatgttggAATATATGTCCTTTCAGGCTTAATcacatttctttatttttcgtTCTATCTTTAAGATGTGTAgtcaaaatgtaaataaaCATTATCTTACTCTACATCAACCTCAACATGTCTTATATGTAATTGTGAATTAAGGTATTAAAACGACTACCAGTAGGCCGGTCCATGAGAGTCAACTTGACCTAATCAAACTGTATCCGTAAATCAAACCCTAGGCACTATCATTAGACCATTCACTTCAAGTATCGAGCACCTCAAGttcttaattattctaaataaGTACATTAAGAGTGAATGTTGCGCAAAGAAACTCTTCAGAGTTTTTAAAGTACTTcaaacttttcctttttaataaaagaattattctgaCTTAATTAGACGAATACTCTATTATTGGATTACtagttattaaaaaatatttatttttgggtaATTTGTATCGGTTCTTGAATGCTAAGTTTTCTGGCACTTTAATCCTTCTAAACACAACCCACTATAGCAGATGTTAAGCAAAATTTCTCTAACAAAACTGCTTGTTTTTCCAATGTAAACTGAGCTTTTTAAGGTCCTTATAAACCGCTGACAGGGAGAGGGAGAGTAAGCAAAGTTACCACGTAATTTTGGATTAGCGCAAACAATGAGACGCGAAGAATTACTCCTTGGCCCGCACCGTCCACCATGAGACTCGCACTTTCCACACCTGGGTACAGCCCAAGTCAACCTCAGATCATCGCTGAGGTCCGACGACAGTATTTGCCCATAAAACGGCCACTCCACAGGCACCTCCATGCTTGCAAACGCCTCGCAGCTTGATAATCCTGATAGATGATTTATAACCCTTAAAGACGACGTAGCAAACACTGTATTCGTTGAACTACTAAGACAGGCAATCGGGTTTAGCTGAAAGTTGGTGTAATTGGTCAGTGAACAATTAAAGAAAGTGAAATTCTGATAAAAGAGACCAACAAATGGAGAATTTGAGAGATTAAGAGAAAGAATTCGTTTTGGCAAGCAGTTGTTCGGGTCGTTGATCCATAATTCTTGAGTGGCATAGTCTATTGCTTGAACTGTAAAAGTTCCCGAATAAGGTAGCTCGAGTAATGTATGATTTGTGTTGGTATCACAGGATACATCAAAACCTGGATACCCACATGACTTGAACTGGCGATTTTCGATCCTGAAAGGGAATCGGATCACGGGTTCATTGCGTGCGCAAGCAGAGTTGAGGCAAAGATGTTGGCTTGCTATGATTTGcaagaaggagaaaagaaaaatggtggAAAAAATAAGCTTAACAATATCCATCTGACGGACAAAGAATTGATATTTGACGGGTAGTTCCTGATTAGCTAGTAGCTACCTGCTTCATTAAATAGATATGCactaatatgttttttttcttttcctttaaaaaGAAGGCTGAAAGAATGAATAGGGTCTGAATATGAAAGGGAGGAATTGGTAGTGCAGGGCTCCACTTGATGTCAGGTTGGACCTTGGAAACCGGATAGAGCAAGTCATTGTGTACATTTTGTTtgcaagaaaataacataGCCCCAAGAGAACCCAATTcttcatttaatatataattttgaccACAATTAGTTCATGTACCAATATGACCTCATTTACTAAAGTAATTTAAGATTCAGCTCTCCATTGACAGAGCCCCTTTCAGTACAGCACAAGGTAAAAATCATTGTGTGCAAGGACAGTCTACCTGGCAGTCTATAAATTCTCTCTCaagtaaaaaaaagagaaaagaagggAGATGACATAGAGGGCGATTTAGCATGTAATGTTGCACTTCTTGTCCTTAATTATTGCCACACAAATGGTTGTTTCTATTCATTGAATAGTAAGTTGTCATGCTTctataacattttttttttactttggGACATATTCATGGTTTTCTATAACTAAGTACTTCTTTTTCCATCTATCCAACACAATATTTTCCTAACTTTAAATATTAGTAGCTAAATTTGTGAATAAAATTACTTTGAACCGAGctacttataattttaaatttgagtaCTCTGgaagttatttttcttaatttgaagAGAAATGCTTAACACTGCATGTTCAAATCTTTGTGCGGTTGGCAGATCAATTGATTCACATATACTTGCTTTAATCCAAGTtggaaagaaacaaataatatgattttccATTTTAACTTTCTAAAAACGGGTCATCGAGCTTAATTAATATAGGCTATATACAAGTGGaggttttttcttcttctcattCTGGCCATTAACAAAAATCCCAGTTgcaaattaataatagattAGGTTGAATCTTACATTATGCAAGAGTAAGATTCCATAATTCTCGGCTGAACCAATAATGCTCGAGccatgaataaaataatataatgaaatcatACAACTAACAAGGTTATATTCAGTTTAAAATATGTTGTAAAGCCGACATCATAATGCGTGCTTCTATTGCAGTACACAAGAAGAACGGACATTGGCTTCCTTGAAAGATCAGTACCCGaattaagaaagaagaaatttgtCAAATctgtaaattatatataaataatacccAATTGTTAATGCCTAATTCACAAATGTAAAGCAAGAATATTTCTTCGAATGAAATAAATCGTGAGCTCAGCTCTCATTCAAAAAGTGAGTACCGGAAGGAACAATCTTTTATTACTTTCAGATAATggaagaaacaaaagacaagtaatttaattaaaaacaaacaCGGAGAAATCAGAAATCAGAGCAGCGACCGTTTCGCTCCCAATCGCCGTATCGAGTTGGTTCGGGTCCTTTAGGTCCACCGATTTCTCCAGTCTCTTTATTCACAAATTCATCATCGTATTCTTGATCTTCTTTGCTTCCGATTTCaggcttctttttgttttcttcttctccttctttgttattttggGTGTCTTGAGATTGTGGTTGACTCGTCGATGAGCTGCTTATCATTCGACTCGATGAGCGAATCACCGAC
This window harbors:
- the LOC8274357 gene encoding putative RING-H2 finger protein ATL21B — encoded protein: MDIVKLIFSTIFLFSFLQIIASQHLCLNSACARNEPVIRFPFRIENRQFKSCGYPGFDVSCDTNTNHTLLELPYSGTFTVQAIDYATQELWINDPNNCLPKRILSLNLSNSPFVGLFYQNFTFFNCSLTNYTNFQLNPIACLSSSTNTVFATSSLRVINHLSGLSSCEAFASMEVPVEWPFYGQILSSDLSDDLRLTWAVPRCGKCESHGGRCGPRSNSSRLIVCANPKLRGIPKSARYIITIGGGIPVALCVLGLLCFICNRASYYTGRRRSHLFPESNFVVNQQPTVSARGLDGQTLESYPKIVLGESRRLPKPDDITCSICLSEYKPKETLKTIPECQHCFHADCIDEWLKLNASCPICRKSPDRLLPPPAQPS
- the LOC8274356 gene encoding succinate dehydrogenase assembly factor 4, mitochondrial translates to MARNNLGRLLSSSASLSNLSTRSESVIRSSSRMISSSSTSQPQSQDTQNNKEGEEENKKKPEIGSKEDQEYDDEFVNKETGEIGGPKGPEPTRYGDWERNGRCSDF